In Oscillatoria sp. FACHB-1407, the genomic stretch TACTGGAGTTGCGGGTAATGTGGAAGGAGATTTTGTTGTCAACGTCCCAGAACAGGGCACAGCAGAGGCGATCGCTGACCTTCAAACTCTCTTCAATACTCTTCAGCAGACCCATCCAACCGCAACCGAAACAGAAGCACCCATTATCCTCAAAGCCGAGTTAGAGGCGATCGAGCAGACCGATCCGCAACGCTGGGCAATGTTACGCAAAGATTTACTAAACCGAGAACGTTGGTTTCAAGGCGGTAAAGCGGCTCTCACAAAAATGGTTGAACATTTTGCTGACAACAACGTATTTGCTAAAGGCGGAATTGCTTTTCTCGAAGAATTTAGCAAGGAACCAAAATAGTAGCTCAAGGGACAATACTGGTTCGAGGTGAGTAAATGGACTCTTGACCGCAAAGGGTTTACGTAAAATCCACGAGAGATTAAGAAAACTTCAAAGGGATTACAGCCCAGTTCGATAGAATTTTCCTTAATAGCAATCTTTAGAGAAACCCTCGATAAAAGGGTTAAGTCTTCTGTTTCTAGCCACCTCGCGCTTATTTTATTCAGGTCTGTTGTCTACCCGCAGTAGTTGAAACACTACTCGCGATTTTCACTGTAAAAAATATGGTCAGTGCAGAGATCAACACTGAGGCGATCGCCTCTACAGTTCGTGAGAACGAGATTTTTGTTTCCTACTGTCGTCGCGATAAAGAATTTGTTCAACGGCTAACGGCTGCATTTCGTGCCCACAATCGGGGTGTTTGGGTTGATTGGGAAGACATTCCACCCAGTTCTGATTGGCGAGCAGAGATTGCCGCTGGCGTTGAGGGAGCCGATGCGATCGTCTTTGTGCTAAGTCCCGACTGGATTGCTTCACGGGAATGCAACATCGAATTAGAACTGGCGATCGCCTGTGGTAAGCGACTGCTGCCCATTGTCTGTAAGGACGTGCAGTACAACCAGGTTCACCCCGCTCTGGCATCGATCAACTGGATCTTCTTTCGCGATACTGAGGATTTTGATACCGCCCTCCAAAATTTATTGGCAGCCATTGACACGGATCTCGGCTATGTGCGATCGCACACGCGCCTGTTAGAGAAGGCAATTGAATGGGATAAACACGAGCGGGATGCTAGCTTTTTGCTGCGTGGCACAGATTTAAAGAAAGCCGAGGAATGGTTACTCCAGGGAGCCAAGCTAGACCCCAAACCAACCCCACTCCATACACAGTTCATTCTGGAGAGCAGCAGTGGGGAGGCAACGCGCCAGCAAAAGGAGATCCATCGACAACGCATTGCTCTGGGGGGGATCAGTCTGTTGCTGGTCATTGCTACAGGATTGGGGTTAGCAGCTTACGACCAACACCGCAAAGCACGACGGGAAAGCCTGATCTCCGTCACTCGGACTTCAGAAGCCATGTTTACCTCTGGTCGCCCCTTTGAAGCATTGATGACGGCTCTCCATGCGGGGGATAGGTTACGCCACACCCGGTGGCTTCGCAATGACGCTGAGGTTCGAGCCGAGGTGACGACTGCTCTGTTGAGGACAACGTACTGGATTCATGAGCGCAATCGTCTCCAGGATCATGCTGATATTGTGCGGGGGGTGGAGTGGTCACCTGATGGGCAGGCGATCGCCAGTGTCAGTGAGGATGGCACAGTTAAAGTCTGGCAAGTCGATGGCACACTGCTATTTACGATGTCCCAAGGGGGAGTGCCCCTGCTGGATGTTACCTTCAGCCCGGATGGTCAGCTGATTGCCACTGCCGCCCAAAATGGCACGGTGAAGTTGTGGAACCGCGACGGGGTTTCGTTACATACATTGAGAGGACATACCAAAGCGGTTTACAGTGTGGAGTTCTCGCCAGATAGCCAAACTCTCGTCTCTACCAGCGGAGATGGCACTGTGAGATTGTGGAATCCTGAGGGACAGGCGATCGCCACTTACACGGGCAATAACGGCATCATCTGGGATGTTAGCTTTAGCCCCGATGGACAGACGTTTGCCACTGCTAATGGCAACGGCACGGTGAACCTGTGGAGCCGCAGTGGGCAGATTCTCAAAACCATTCCTACCGATGGAGGCATTGTCTTTGGTGTGCAATTCAGCCCGGATGGGCAGCAGTTAGCCACGGCACACAGCGACAACACGGTGCGGTTGTGGAGACGTACTGGAGAGGCGATCGCCACTCTGAGACAACATAGCGACCATGTTCGCTCGGTTAAGTTCAGCCCCGATGGACAGCTTATTGCCAGTGCCAGTGACGATCAAACGGTGCAACTGTGGCGGCAGGACGGTACGCCTCTGGTGACGTTGCCTGGTCACAGCAGTGTGACAGATGTTAGCTTTCATCCAACCCAACCTCTGCTGGTGTCAGGCACCTACAGCCACAACGTCCGCCTGTGGGAGATTCACAATCCCCTAACGCGGACAATTTATGAACAACGAGGAGCCGCTCTGGCTGCCAGCTTTAGCCCTGCGATCGCGCCTCAAGGAAGTGCTCCGACGCCAACCGCAACCTCCATTTTTGTCACCGGGGGTGATGGTGGATCACTGCAACTGTGGCGACAGGACGGCACCTTGATTCAGACGGTAGCGGCTCACTCAGGCTCTATTTGGGAGGCGAGTTTTAGCCCCGATGGAGCGGCGATCGCGACTGCCAGCGAAGACCAAACTGCAAAACTCTGGAGCCGAGAGGGACAACTGCTGCAAACGCTCCGGGGACATCGTGGGGCAGTCTATAGCGTTGCCTTTAGCCCAGACGGACAGACCCTCTTAACCGCAGGGGGCGATCGCACCGTGCGCCTGTGGAATTTGCAAGGGCAATCCATCAATGTGTTCGCCGGACATAGCAGTGCGGTTTATTCCGTTGCCACTAGCCCCGATGGGCAAATTTACGCTAGTGGTGATATGGATGGCACTTTGATGTTGTGGCATCAAAATGGCATGGTCGTTCCCGCTTTGGATGCCCATCAGCATGGCATCTTTAGCCTGAGTTTTGCGCCAGAGGGACGGATTTTGGCATCGGGCGGTGGTGACGGTAGCGTCAAGCTGTGGGATGACCGGGGTCGTTTAGTGGCAACTTTGAACGAACACGACAAAACAATTAACAGCGTCCAATTTAGCCCTGACGGTCAATTCTTAGCATCCGCCAGCGAAGATGGCACGGTGATCTTATGGACACGGGAGGGCACTCGGCTAGCTCGGTTAGAAGCCTACCGCCATGGCATAACCAGCGTCAGCTTTAGCCCCGATGGCAAAACACTTGTTGCTCCCAGCTTAGATGGAATGGTCACCCTGTGGAATTTAGAGCCAATTCAAACGCAGCCGATCGAGCAGTTGATGACACTCGGTTGCCAGTGGATTCAGAGCTATCTCCAGACCAATGCGTTTCTGTCAGATGGCGATCGCGCTGTGTGTGGCTTTGCTCCAACGACAAACACCCTTGCCTCTCCTTAATGGAGGTACATCTGACGGTTATGGGAATGGCGGTTAAAACCGCAGCTACCAGAACAAAACCTACCTACGCAGGTTCAAGACTTCAGTCCGCGTCGGTGGACTTCGCTCCAATCGCCGCGAATTCATTCGCCGGGTTCAGGCTCCTAATTACCAGATCCCAAATTGGATTCCCATCAACGCCATAGTGCAGACGGTTCCCTAATGGCTAACAGGATGTGGCGATCGCTAGCCCCTCTCTGGATAGCGTAGACGTCCCCCTACCTCCTACCCTCCCACCTTCCACCCCTATGCAACGTCTCCTCAAACTATCGCAGTCACGTCTCCCCATGCTCCCGCTGGTGTTGGTCTGGTTTTTGGGAGCGGTCATTGCCAGCGGCATCTTGCTAGCAGGATTACTCAACCACCAGGCACAGCTGCAAATCACCACCAAAGCTCGCCTGTTAATGGACACGATGGCATCGATTCGGGATTACACCCAGGATCAGGTCAACCCCCTGTTTTCTAGCCGCAACTTCAGCGAATTCTATCCACAAAGTGTGCCATCCTACGCGGCGCAAGAGGTGTTTCAACAACTGCGATCGCAGACGGAGTACGAAGATTTCTTTTATAAAGAAGCGGTGTTAAACCCTACCAATCTACGAGATAAAGCAGATGGGTTTGAAACGGCTCTCATTAACAAAATCAAGCAACGCAGCTTGCCGGAGCTAACTGGATTTGAAACCAAAAATGGAGTGCGGCTATTTTACATTGCAGAGCCGATCGCCGTCAACAATCCCAGTTGCTTGAAATGTCACAGTACCGTCGATGTTGCCCCCCAAAGTATGTTGATGCACTATGGCACGTTGAATGGCTTTGGTTGGAAATTGAACGAAATTGTTGGAATTCGCATCACCTATGTGCCTGTCAAGCAAATCTTTGAAACGATTCGTCGGTCGTTTACCCGCAGTTTGACTCTCGTTGTGGTGTTGATCGCGGTTGCCATGGTTGGGGTGTACTGGTTTCTGTGGCGATCGCCCAAATCAGTCAAACGCATCTAATCCAGGGTGGCTCCAGGTATACCATGGGTCAATCACCCTTTCAGTGCCTGGCTATGAAGTATGAGTCTGACCGGATGCAGGCGGTGCAATCGCCCATTATCCCCATCATTGGTGAACTGATTCAGCGATACCCCGGAACGATTTCCCTGGGGCAGGGAGTGGCTTACTACAGTCCTCCACCAGAGGCGATCGCCCAACTCTCTCACTTTTTGTCAGATCCAGAGAACCACAAGTACAAATCGGTTCAGGGGATCGCGCCCCTCCAGGAGGCGATCGCGCAAAAGCTTCAGCAAGAAAACGGTATTCCCATCACGGATCAAAATTGTGTGGTTGTCACCGCAGGCAGCAACATGGGCTTTATGAATGCATTGCTGGCGATCGCATCACCCGGCGATGAGATCATTTTGCAAACCCCGTATTACTTCAACCATGAGATGGCGGTAACGATCGCCAGTTGTCGTCCCGTGTTGGTCGCGACGGATGAACACTATCAGCTTCGTCCAGATGCCATTCGAGCGGCGATTACTCATCGTACGAAGGCGATCGTCACGATCTCGCCCAACAATCCAACGGGAGCAGTCTACTCGCAAGCGGCTCTGCAAGCGGTGAACCAGATGTGCCGCGAACACGGTATTTACCATATCAGCGATGAGGCATACGAATATTTCACCTACGATGGCGTGCCCCACATCTCACCGGGTGCGTTTCCTGACAGTGCCGATTACACGATTTCGCTCTACACCCTTTCTAAGGCTTATGGATTTGCCAGTTGGCGGATCGGCTATATGGTGATCCCCAGACATTTGTTAAATGCAGTGAAAAAAATTCAGGATACCGTGTTGATTTGCCCACCTGTGATCTCCCAATTTGCAGCGTTAGGGGCACTTCAGGCAGGCGTGACATACTGTAAGACAAAACTAGAGGCGATCGCCCAGATTCGTCAAACCGTGTTGGCTGAACTCGACACAATTTCGCACCTCTGCACCGTGCCCCTCAGTCAGGGAGCTTTTTATTGTCTTGTGCGGGTTCACTTAGAACGCGATGCTCTGGAACTGGCGGAGCAACTGATTCGAGAGCACGGAGTTGCAGTGATCCCAGGAAATGCGTTTGGCATCGAGTCGGGATGCTATTTGCGGATTGCGTATGGTGCGTTGCAGCAGGACACAGCGATCGAGGGGATCGGGCGTTTTGTGTACGGGTTAAAGGCGATAACCTCCTCAGGCTCGTAGCTGCGGTTTCAACCGCTAAAAGCCTTACCAGAACTCAGGTTTATCAATGACAAACTGCCTGTGCAGTTTGGTAAGCCGTTAAATAGAAGTTCAACAATTGCTTTGCCTCATCCTCTGAGGAAAGTCGTTGCCGAACCATATATAGGAAGGGCTTAACACGTGTCTCATCCATAGGGGCAGGCTCCCAAAGGCAAAGGAGTACCCCATCTTCTCTTGGAAGAATATTGTATTTGATCACGAGTTGAGAGGAATCTGGGGGCTGCATAGATGGAGATCAGAGAATAGTCGGTCATCCTAGCCATACCACCTACGAACTGTCGATTGGAAAAGCTAAGGCTTACCCTTCTCATTCTCTGTTCAGTCATGCGACCTCACAACTGATCAATCAGGGAATTTCTTACGAAACTTATTCCATTTTGGATTTTGGGTTTTGGATTTGGAATAGCCTCATAATCAAGGCGATCGCCCAAAATCGTCACTCTAAAATCCAAAATCGTCATCAGCCACCCGCTGCAAAGACAACCATCAGGATGACTGAGAGCAACAACCCTGGACTCAGCAGGAGTACCAGAGTCAACAATTCGTTCATTTCCATAAAGTCTGCCTGTGAAATTGAGGACGTCTTCTAGATCCATCATGCCTGATGTTCCTTAGAAGTAGATGCCTCTAATCCTTAAGGAAAGCCGAAAAAAAAGGAAGTCTAGTATCAGATTAAATTGCGATCGTTGCAAACATCGTTGCAAATGTTTGTAGGGGTGTTTTAGCAGGTAATACCGATTTAATGTTTGATTCTGGCAGATCACTGGGTAGGGGCGTTTCACGAAACGCCCTTACGGAATCATGTGCAGCGAAGCCAATTCAAATTGGTATAACGTCAGTTCAGTTTAAGAGCCCGGCGAATGAATTCGCGGCGATTAGAGCGAAGTCTGCCGACGCGGACTGAGGTCTTGAACCTGTAGGCAGTTTTTGTTCTGGTAGCTGTGGTTTTAACCGCCACTCCCCTAACCATCAGATGCACCTGGGCTTGACCCAACCAGAAGCACCCGTACTTGGAACCGATGCGAAGCGCGCCTTTGGGTTCATCGAAACACCTTCTGCTAGGGGGTTTGGGGGAGGCAGTGGCGTCCCCCAATGGGGGTTTGGGGGAGAATCCCCCAATGCCTGGTTCTCAAACTCGTTGCAGTAACCGAGTTTCTTATTGACAGAGCAAGGATGTGTGTACACGGTAGCCCACCGGAGAGGGAACCCGACGATGGCTCAAAGTCCTTCTCTTTAGGGAGAAGGGTTGGGATGAGGGCGTATTAGTTGCACATCGCGTTAACTGGTAAGAAGTAGAGGCTCATTCCCGCAACAACAGGTAATAAAGCTGTCCAGTGGTGTTTACCAGTCCGGTGCGGGAGCCAAGGCTCATTCCCGCAACAACAGGTAATAAAGCTGTCCAGTGGTGTTTACCAGTCCGGCGCGGGAGCCAAGGCTCATTCCCGCAACAACAGGTAATAAAGCTGTCCAGTGGTGTTTACCAGTCCGGCGCGAGAGCCAAGGCTCATTCCCGCAACAGCAGGTAATAAAGCTGTCCAGTGGTGTTTACCAGTCCGGCGCGATCGCCTGCCAGGGTTCCAGTCCCCATAAACACATCCACTCGTCCGGCTCCTCGAATGGCTCCGCCTGTATCCTGGTCGAGCACAAAACGGCTGACAAATCGCTGTTCGATGTCTGTCTCAGTGGCGTAGGGCAGTTGGGTATGAATCAGAGCCAGGGCACCTGGAGGCATGAGAGTCTTGTCTGTGGCGATCGAGCGTTCGGCAGTGACAGGCACGCTCAGGCTTCCCAGGGGTGGAGCACCTCCAGTTTCCCGAAAGAAGACGAAGCGGTTGTTGCGCGGCAAGTACTCATTCAATGCGTCCGGGTTTTGCTGAAAATAGGCAATTACTCTCGGCAGTGTCAGCCCTTCCTGGGGTAGTTTGCCATCGCGAATTAACTCTCGTCCGATACCTGTATAGGGATACTCGGTGCGTCCTGCGTAGCCCACTGTCATAACAGTGCCATCAGCCAGTTGCAAGCGGGCTGAGCCCTGCACCTGAATCAAAAATGCTTCCAGGCGATCGCGCAACCAGACCAACTCCAACCCTCGCAACAGACCCCGTGACCCCTGAAGCCCGTCTCTGCCCTCTAGCTGAGTCCGAGTGGGGTGGGGTTGCGTCCACTGCGTCAGGTTAGCGGGTTCCCGGTAGAGCGGATAACGAAACTCAGCCGTGGGAACACGACTGGCGACATAGGTCGGCTCAAAATAGCCTGTAAAATCAACGGTGCCCAATCCGTCATGTCCGACAGACTGGTACAGCTCAAACTCTCGCATCACAACTGTTTGCAGAGCGACAGGCGATCGCGTCGTCTGCACCAACTCCCGAAATCGCAACAAGCTCCGCCGGACTCGGTCGCGAGTAAACCCCGAAACGGGATATTGCCGATAGGCGGCTTCTGCGGCAGGGGTTTGCAAATAATCTAACGAGTGGGCGATCGCGGTGAGCAATGCCTGACGGTGTTGTGGCTCCCAAAGCTGGTCATCTAGCCCGACCAGCGTGGGATAACTCTCCACTGGCAACTGGGTGCGATCGCGGAGCTGAAGCGGCAAGAACTGGGGAGTGGACTGAGCTTGAGCAGGCGCAATGAGCGCGACCATGCCCAGACAAAAGCCAACAGTTAGACGGAGCAGTTTTCCCATTTAGAAATCGCGATCGACGCTGCCGAAATAGATAGGCTCCACTCGGATGGCTAACACTCTAGAGGGACGCACAACCATGTATTCCCCTTGCAAATTCTTCATGGGAACACTAATGAAATCGTCAGAGGCGGACTTGGGCATCAACTCACTGCTGTACCACTTCTGAAAATCTTGAATAGTTGCAAATCGGACTTCCTCACGGTGTCCCCCGTCTAACATCAGGTGGACAGCAAACTCGCTAGGGGTTCTGGGCATAATAAACGGCGTTCCTCAAACCTCAACAACCAATACTCTATAGCAGTCCTATATCGTGTTGAGGTCAATATTCCCAAAAAGTCGGGAAAAGCGAAACTATGAAATCAAATTAAATCGTTGCAGTTGCGCTTCTAACATGGGCATCAGTTGTTTGCGCAGGTCGGTTTTATTGCGAAAGGGCAGACGGTTGCGGTTGGGTAGATCAAAGGGAAATTGTCCCGGCAGATCGGCTCGCTCCATCTGCGCCAAAATCAACTGTTCCGATCGCTTGGCTTGCAACGCGTACCCCACCTCAACACAAACCTTTGGGCTAGGTATCAGTTGGGGCGGGCTGCTATCAATCGTGAGAATGGGCGTACCATCGGCAACAAACAGCAAGCTTTTCCGGATCTTGCGCATCAGGTTGCTGCTGAGCCGGACTGGACCCTCCGTAATCCGGTGCGATTCTTCAAGTGTAAGGGGTAAACGCGATCGCCCATTAATCTTATCCAGACAGGTCTGAAGCTCATCTCTGAGCAAATCACTGGATTCAGAAAACTCAGTCTGATAACACAAGAAGATCGTTGGCTCCAGCATCGCCATGACATCTTGCTTGGTGAAATACATCTCGTGGCTAATCAGATCGATATTGGAGATGGCATAGCCACCACTCCCCTCGATGTAAAACTCGACCGTTTCGCCTTCTAAATATCGCTGAAACCACTCAGCCTGCCTGACCTCTGCACTATCTTCGAGAAAATCAGCCCTCAGAGCCGACTTCAACAAACTGTTTTTGCTCAGTCGGAGGTCGTGAGGCCGCTTTTCCAAATCTCGAATTGGCTCGTATTCCTTGAGATACCAGGCTTTGAGAGCAATAATTGCCATGACGTGCTTCTGGCTGCCTTTGACTAGTAGATCATTTGTACTATTTTAGCAGCTATTATTTGGCATTGGAACTTAAATCTTCTCAAAGATACCTTTAAAAGCAACAACAGCATTCAAGTCACGACTCGTTGAGTAACCTTCCCTGTTTGGTCATGCTATGTGGAGTAAAACCGGATTCAAATTGGCTCAAAAACCAATCTTATTCAGTTTTGTAACTCCCTGCTTGCTAGGTGGGAAAATGTCAACCTTCGGATTGAATGCTGTTGTTTGTTGGACGAGACAGATTCAAATGAAACAGCTTTTTACTCCTTGAACTAACGTGAACTTGGCTGTTAAATCTGCCAGGGAAGCTTGTTAGCTTCAATTACTACAATAGCACTCTGACTCA encodes the following:
- a CDS encoding Tll0287-like domain-containing protein is translated as MQRLLKLSQSRLPMLPLVLVWFLGAVIASGILLAGLLNHQAQLQITTKARLLMDTMASIRDYTQDQVNPLFSSRNFSEFYPQSVPSYAAQEVFQQLRSQTEYEDFFYKEAVLNPTNLRDKADGFETALINKIKQRSLPELTGFETKNGVRLFYIAEPIAVNNPSCLKCHSTVDVAPQSMLMHYGTLNGFGWKLNEIVGIRITYVPVKQIFETIRRSFTRSLTLVVVLIAVAMVGVYWFLWRSPKSVKRI
- a CDS encoding TIR domain-containing protein — translated: MVSAEINTEAIASTVRENEIFVSYCRRDKEFVQRLTAAFRAHNRGVWVDWEDIPPSSDWRAEIAAGVEGADAIVFVLSPDWIASRECNIELELAIACGKRLLPIVCKDVQYNQVHPALASINWIFFRDTEDFDTALQNLLAAIDTDLGYVRSHTRLLEKAIEWDKHERDASFLLRGTDLKKAEEWLLQGAKLDPKPTPLHTQFILESSSGEATRQQKEIHRQRIALGGISLLLVIATGLGLAAYDQHRKARRESLISVTRTSEAMFTSGRPFEALMTALHAGDRLRHTRWLRNDAEVRAEVTTALLRTTYWIHERNRLQDHADIVRGVEWSPDGQAIASVSEDGTVKVWQVDGTLLFTMSQGGVPLLDVTFSPDGQLIATAAQNGTVKLWNRDGVSLHTLRGHTKAVYSVEFSPDSQTLVSTSGDGTVRLWNPEGQAIATYTGNNGIIWDVSFSPDGQTFATANGNGTVNLWSRSGQILKTIPTDGGIVFGVQFSPDGQQLATAHSDNTVRLWRRTGEAIATLRQHSDHVRSVKFSPDGQLIASASDDQTVQLWRQDGTPLVTLPGHSSVTDVSFHPTQPLLVSGTYSHNVRLWEIHNPLTRTIYEQRGAALAASFSPAIAPQGSAPTPTATSIFVTGGDGGSLQLWRQDGTLIQTVAAHSGSIWEASFSPDGAAIATASEDQTAKLWSREGQLLQTLRGHRGAVYSVAFSPDGQTLLTAGGDRTVRLWNLQGQSINVFAGHSSAVYSVATSPDGQIYASGDMDGTLMLWHQNGMVVPALDAHQHGIFSLSFAPEGRILASGGGDGSVKLWDDRGRLVATLNEHDKTINSVQFSPDGQFLASASEDGTVILWTREGTRLARLEAYRHGITSVSFSPDGKTLVAPSLDGMVTLWNLEPIQTQPIEQLMTLGCQWIQSYLQTNAFLSDGDRAVCGFAPTTNTLASP
- the mltA gene encoding murein transglycosylase A, translated to MGKLLRLTVGFCLGMVALIAPAQAQSTPQFLPLQLRDRTQLPVESYPTLVGLDDQLWEPQHRQALLTAIAHSLDYLQTPAAEAAYRQYPVSGFTRDRVRRSLLRFRELVQTTRSPVALQTVVMREFELYQSVGHDGLGTVDFTGYFEPTYVASRVPTAEFRYPLYREPANLTQWTQPHPTRTQLEGRDGLQGSRGLLRGLELVWLRDRLEAFLIQVQGSARLQLADGTVMTVGYAGRTEYPYTGIGRELIRDGKLPQEGLTLPRVIAYFQQNPDALNEYLPRNNRFVFFRETGGAPPLGSLSVPVTAERSIATDKTLMPPGALALIHTQLPYATETDIEQRFVSRFVLDQDTGGAIRGAGRVDVFMGTGTLAGDRAGLVNTTGQLYYLLLRE
- a CDS encoding pyridoxal phosphate-dependent aminotransferase, yielding MKYESDRMQAVQSPIIPIIGELIQRYPGTISLGQGVAYYSPPPEAIAQLSHFLSDPENHKYKSVQGIAPLQEAIAQKLQQENGIPITDQNCVVVTAGSNMGFMNALLAIASPGDEIILQTPYYFNHEMAVTIASCRPVLVATDEHYQLRPDAIRAAITHRTKAIVTISPNNPTGAVYSQAALQAVNQMCREHGIYHISDEAYEYFTYDGVPHISPGAFPDSADYTISLYTLSKAYGFASWRIGYMVIPRHLLNAVKKIQDTVLICPPVISQFAALGALQAGVTYCKTKLEAIAQIRQTVLAELDTISHLCTVPLSQGAFYCLVRVHLERDALELAEQLIREHGVAVIPGNAFGIESGCYLRIAYGALQQDTAIEGIGRFVYGLKAITSSGS